Proteins from one Deinococcus sp. AB2017081 genomic window:
- a CDS encoding intradiol ring-cleavage dioxygenase, producing MNPSDRPDLSPLHLDGDTDDGMTGTILSRRRALRLLGLGGGAAALGAGGVLAQRGGGPGGMSGAGGTSAGTSGAAGLPGCVVRPAMTEGPYFVESEPRRSDIRRDSTTGRLSAGVPLTLSFVVSRVAVGGCTPRSGVLIDVWHCDALGVYSDVQGNTGDFLRGSQVTDAQGRARFTTIYPGWYQGRAVHIHFKLRPLDASGRATGEFTSQLFFPENVNTAVFARAPYRQKGTKADTPNATDGIYRNGGNQLLLDVKGDASRGYAATFDVGLNIG from the coding sequence ATGAACCCGAGCGACCGACCCGACCTGAGCCCACTCCATCTGGACGGGGACACCGACGATGGGATGACCGGCACGATCCTGAGCCGCCGCCGTGCCCTGCGCCTGCTGGGCCTGGGGGGTGGGGCCGCTGCCCTGGGTGCGGGTGGTGTGCTCGCCCAGCGAGGCGGCGGCCCCGGGGGGATGTCAGGGGCCGGGGGCACCAGCGCCGGCACGAGCGGCGCGGCCGGCCTGCCCGGCTGCGTGGTGCGCCCGGCCATGACCGAGGGGCCGTATTTCGTCGAGAGCGAGCCGCGCCGTTCGGACATCCGCAGGGACAGCACCACGGGCAGGCTGAGTGCCGGCGTCCCGCTCACCCTGAGCTTCGTGGTCAGCCGGGTCGCGGTAGGCGGCTGCACGCCGCGCAGCGGCGTCCTGATCGACGTGTGGCACTGCGACGCGCTGGGCGTGTATTCGGACGTGCAGGGCAACACCGGGGACTTCCTGCGCGGCTCGCAGGTCACGGACGCGCAGGGCCGGGCGAGGTTCACGACCATCTATCCGGGGTGGTACCAGGGCCGGGCGGTACACATCCACTTCAAGCTGCGCCCGCTCGACGCCAGTGGAAGGGCCACAGGCGAGTTCACCTCACAGCTGTTCTTCCCCGAGAACGTGAACACGGCCGTGTTCGCCCGCGCGCCCTACCGCCAGAAGGGCACGAAGGCCGACACGCCCAACGCCACCGACGGGATCTACCGCAACGGTGGGAACCAGCTCCTGCTGGACGTGAAGGGTGATGCCAGCAGGGGCTATGCGGCAACCTTCGACGTGGGGCTGAACATCGGCTGA
- a CDS encoding DUF4388 domain-containing protein → MPERLPELGEPVGELHSFTQNAGPLRVLFMSELRPPLGEAVGGRSASLQQCIVSDATRAGDAILIMGETAPNLVVMQLSAGQPDAAALLEHARLSWPQTAFLAFTAGPDVNAHPLVETYGDMTCLTSPDLASLHAAVEQELQRLCFGLIRGVSLPNLLQMLHWERRSVSLLVRRGEGRAWGRLHLRAGDIVDAYVHESGQAGETAALELLSWEHAVTTLERSYRNQHTVIRTPLQGLLMEAMKRQDESSRAPPTVAEAGPTENTDPSSGTVPPPSTPSSLRQPEPLRDSTPREVCAMSNINATLETALNTIDGALAAALVDHSSGMPLGKMGSGVNLDMAAAGNTEVVRAKLRTMEMLGIKGGIEDILITLDTQYHILYLIPRQPLFLYLVLNRDRANLAMARFKLKALGSELTI, encoded by the coding sequence GTGCCTGAACGACTGCCTGAGCTGGGAGAACCGGTCGGTGAACTGCATAGTTTCACCCAGAACGCCGGGCCGCTCCGGGTGCTGTTCATGTCCGAGCTGCGCCCACCCCTGGGCGAGGCGGTGGGCGGGCGCAGCGCCTCGCTCCAGCAGTGCATCGTCAGCGACGCCACGCGGGCCGGCGACGCCATCCTGATCATGGGAGAGACCGCGCCCAACCTCGTGGTCATGCAGCTGTCGGCCGGCCAGCCCGACGCGGCCGCGCTGCTGGAGCATGCCCGGTTGTCGTGGCCGCAGACGGCGTTCCTGGCCTTCACGGCGGGGCCGGATGTGAACGCTCACCCCCTGGTCGAGACCTATGGCGACATGACCTGCCTGACCTCGCCGGATCTCGCGTCCCTGCACGCGGCGGTCGAGCAGGAACTCCAGCGGCTGTGTTTCGGTCTGATCCGGGGGGTGTCGCTGCCAAACCTGCTTCAGATGTTGCACTGGGAGCGGCGCAGCGTATCCCTGCTCGTCCGGCGCGGCGAGGGCCGGGCGTGGGGTCGTCTGCACCTGCGGGCCGGCGACATCGTCGACGCCTATGTGCACGAGTCCGGGCAGGCCGGCGAGACCGCCGCACTGGAGCTGCTGTCGTGGGAGCACGCGGTCACCACGCTGGAGCGCTCGTACCGCAACCAGCACACCGTGATCCGTACCCCGCTCCAGGGCCTGCTGATGGAAGCCATGAAGCGGCAGGACGAGTCGAGCCGCGCGCCTCCCACTGTGGCGGAGGCCGGCCCGACTGAGAACACGGATCCGTCCTCCGGCACGGTGCCCCCGCCCTCCACCCCGTCGTCTCTCCGCCAGCCCGAGCCGCTGCGCGATTCCACCCCCCGTGAGGTCTGTGCTATGTCGAACATCAACGCCACCCTGGAAACGGCCCTGAACACCATCGACGGAGCGTTGGCTGCCGCCCTGGTCGACCACAGCAGCGGCATGCCGCTGGGCAAGATGGGCAGCGGCGTCAATCTGGACATGGCCGCCGCCGGCAACACCGAGGTCGTCCGCGCCAAGCTCCGCACCATGGAGATGCTGGGCATCAAGGGTGGCATCGAGGACATCCTGATCACGCTCGACACGCAGTACCACATCCTGTACCTGATTCCCAGGCAGCCGCTGTTCCTGTATCTGGTGCTCAACCGCGACCGCGCGAACCTGGCCATGGCCCGCTTCAAGCTCAAGGCGCTGGGCAGCGAACTGACCATCTGA
- the ilvD gene encoding dihydroxy-acid dehydratase, which yields MTTTGKKQLNWNSHHVTQGDERAPNRAMLRAVGFEDGDFEKPIIGVAHAQSNITPCNNGLGELADHITGAIREGGGMPQIYGTITVSDGISMGTEGMKCSLVSREVIADSIETVSRGQSHDGVIVVGGCDKNMPGAMIGIARLNIPAVFVYGGTIKPGHYDGKDLTIVSVFEAVGAYGAGKISREDFTEIEKRACPGNGSCGGMYTANTMSSAFEAMGMSLPYSSTMSAVDAEKAVSSADSARALLKLIEQDIRPLDILTKKAFENAITVIMAVGGSTNAVLHLMAIAHACDIDLTLADFERIREATPVFCDLKPSGQYVATDLHEVGGIPRVMKMLLKEGLLHGDCLTVTGKTVAENLADEKDAPDAGQDVIRPYDQPIYTEGHLAILRGNLAEEGSVAKISGLKSIKITGPARVFDSEEECMHAIMADQIRAGDVLVIRYEGPKGGPGMREMLSPTSAIIGKGLGDSVGLITDGRFSGGTFGLVVGHVAPEAFVGGTIALVHEGDTIELNAETLQLTLHVDDAEIERRRAAWVQPEPRYRRGVLAKYAKLVSSASVGAYTD from the coding sequence ATGACCACCACGGGCAAGAAGCAGCTCAACTGGAACAGCCACCACGTCACCCAGGGCGACGAGCGCGCCCCGAACCGCGCGATGCTGCGCGCCGTGGGCTTCGAGGACGGCGACTTCGAGAAGCCGATCATCGGCGTGGCGCACGCGCAGAGCAACATCACGCCATGCAACAACGGGCTGGGCGAACTCGCCGACCACATCACGGGGGCCATCCGCGAGGGCGGCGGCATGCCGCAGATCTACGGCACGATCACCGTGTCCGACGGCATCAGCATGGGCACCGAGGGCATGAAGTGCTCGCTGGTGAGCCGCGAGGTGATCGCGGACTCTATCGAGACGGTCAGCCGCGGGCAGAGCCACGACGGCGTGATCGTGGTCGGCGGCTGCGACAAGAACATGCCGGGGGCCATGATCGGCATTGCCCGCCTGAACATCCCGGCGGTGTTCGTGTACGGCGGCACCATCAAACCCGGCCACTACGACGGAAAAGACCTGACCATCGTGTCCGTGTTCGAGGCCGTGGGAGCCTACGGCGCGGGCAAGATCTCCCGCGAGGACTTCACCGAGATCGAGAAGCGCGCGTGCCCCGGCAACGGCAGCTGCGGCGGCATGTACACCGCGAACACCATGTCCAGCGCCTTCGAGGCCATGGGCATGAGCCTGCCGTATTCCAGCACCATGAGCGCCGTGGACGCCGAGAAGGCCGTGTCCTCTGCCGACTCCGCCCGCGCCCTGCTGAAACTCATCGAGCAGGACATCCGCCCGCTGGACATCCTGACCAAGAAGGCCTTCGAGAACGCCATCACCGTGATCATGGCCGTGGGCGGCAGCACCAACGCCGTGCTGCACCTCATGGCGATCGCGCACGCCTGCGACATCGACCTGACGCTCGCCGACTTCGAGCGCATCCGCGAGGCCACCCCCGTGTTCTGTGACCTCAAGCCCAGCGGGCAGTACGTGGCGACCGACCTGCACGAGGTCGGCGGCATCCCGCGCGTGATGAAGATGCTGCTGAAGGAGGGCCTGCTCCACGGCGACTGCCTGACCGTGACCGGCAAGACGGTCGCCGAGAACCTCGCGGACGAGAAGGACGCGCCGGACGCCGGGCAGGACGTGATCCGCCCCTACGACCAGCCGATCTACACCGAGGGGCACCTCGCCATCCTGCGCGGGAACCTCGCCGAGGAGGGCAGTGTCGCCAAGATCAGCGGCCTGAAGAGCATCAAGATCACCGGCCCCGCCCGCGTGTTCGACAGTGAAGAGGAGTGCATGCACGCGATCATGGCCGACCAGATCCGGGCCGGCGACGTGCTCGTGATCCGCTATGAAGGCCCCAAAGGCGGCCCCGGCATGCGCGAGATGCTCTCCCCCACCAGCGCGATCATCGGCAAGGGCCTGGGCGACAGCGTGGGCCTGATCACCGACGGGCGCTTCAGTGGCGGCACCTTCGGCCTGGTCGTGGGCCACGTCGCGCCCGAGGCCTTCGTCGGCGGCACGATTGCCCTGGTGCACGAGGGCGACACCATCGAACTGAACGCCGAGACGCTGCAACTGACGCTGCACGTTGATGACGCTGAGATCGAGCGCCGCCGCGCCGCGTGGGTGCAGCCGGAGCCGAGGTACAGGCGCGGCGTGCTCGCCAAGTACGCCAAGCTGGTCAGCAGCGCGAGCGTCGGGGCGTACACGGACTGA
- a CDS encoding TetR/AcrR family transcriptional regulator: MTTAPPDTVVDGQRERIVDAAIALLIRDGRDALTTRNVAAAAGVQAPTLYRLFGDKRGLLDAVAEQGFARYLHQKQGSASGKDPLDDLRDGWNLHVAFGLSHPAIYVLMVGDPRPDRALPADTAGRGYLHRKIRALAQAGQLRVSEEQAAQLFHAAGSGVVLTLLSLPEDQRDLSLSVLARESVLATMTGGAAPRSGTGLSQAAVTLNALLPESAALSAAERLLMTEWLTRIATPALEERRQS, translated from the coding sequence ATGACCACCGCACCCCCGGACACCGTGGTCGACGGGCAGCGGGAGCGCATTGTGGACGCGGCCATCGCCCTGCTGATCCGCGATGGCCGCGACGCCCTGACCACGCGCAATGTGGCCGCCGCTGCCGGCGTGCAGGCCCCGACGCTCTACCGGCTGTTCGGCGACAAACGCGGACTGCTGGACGCCGTGGCCGAGCAGGGCTTCGCCCGGTACCTGCACCAGAAACAGGGCAGCGCAAGCGGCAAAGACCCGCTGGATGACCTGCGCGACGGGTGGAACCTGCATGTGGCGTTCGGTCTGTCACACCCGGCCATCTACGTGCTGATGGTGGGCGATCCGCGTCCAGATCGCGCACTCCCGGCCGACACCGCCGGCCGGGGCTACCTCCATCGGAAGATCCGGGCACTGGCCCAGGCCGGGCAGTTGCGGGTCAGCGAGGAGCAGGCGGCCCAGCTGTTCCATGCGGCAGGCAGCGGTGTGGTGCTCACCCTCCTGTCCCTGCCCGAAGACCAGCGAGACCTCAGCCTGTCGGTACTGGCACGCGAGAGTGTGCTGGCAACCATGACTGGCGGCGCGGCCCCGCGAAGCGGCACAGGGCTGTCACAGGCCGCCGTGACCCTGAACGCCCTGTTGCCGGAGTCGGCGGCCCTCTCCGCCGCCGAACGCCTGCTCATGACCGAATGGCTCACTCGCATCGCTACGCCTGCTCTGGAGGAAAGGCGACAATCCTGA
- a CDS encoding NAD(P)H-binding protein, with amino-acid sequence MIIVTGATGKLGRAITEELLTRVPAGQVGVSVRDPDRAQELAQRGVRVRQGDFADPDALRHAFEGATQVLVVSSGVLGEDGLRLHRTAFEAAWSAGAQRVLYTSHMAASEDSLFPPMRLHAATEALLRASGQPYTSLRNGFYADSARFLLGPAWTTGEVSAPQDGPVSWTTHADLAEAAAIILADEGRFDGPTPPLTAAHALDLAQIGELLSALTGHPTRRTVVPDDDFRALLVARGMPEDRIAVTMGLFHASRREEFAATDPTLTQLLNREPQPMRVVLEAQMNEKNPA; translated from the coding sequence ATGATCATCGTGACTGGAGCAACAGGCAAACTGGGCAGGGCCATCACAGAGGAATTGCTGACGCGGGTGCCGGCCGGGCAGGTCGGGGTCAGCGTCCGCGATCCAGACCGGGCGCAGGAGCTCGCCCAGCGTGGCGTCCGGGTCAGGCAGGGCGATTTTGCCGATCCAGACGCCCTGCGCCACGCCTTTGAAGGCGCCACACAGGTACTGGTGGTGTCGTCGGGCGTTCTGGGCGAGGACGGGCTGCGCCTGCACCGCACCGCCTTCGAGGCCGCGTGGAGTGCCGGTGCCCAGCGGGTGCTGTACACGAGTCACATGGCCGCCAGCGAGGACTCGCTGTTTCCGCCCATGCGCCTTCATGCGGCGACCGAGGCGCTGCTGCGGGCATCTGGTCAGCCCTACACGTCGCTGCGCAACGGGTTCTATGCCGACAGTGCGCGGTTTCTGCTCGGGCCAGCGTGGACGACAGGCGAGGTGAGTGCCCCGCAGGACGGCCCGGTGTCATGGACAACACACGCCGATCTGGCGGAGGCCGCCGCGATCATCCTGGCCGATGAGGGACGCTTTGACGGCCCCACGCCACCCCTGACGGCCGCGCACGCACTTGATCTCGCCCAGATCGGAGAGCTGCTTTCTGCCCTGACCGGCCATCCCACCCGCCGCACGGTTGTTCCCGATGACGACTTCCGGGCTCTGCTGGTCGCACGCGGCATGCCGGAGGACAGAATCGCCGTGACGATGGGGCTCTTCCACGCCAGCCGCCGGGAAGAATTCGCGGCCACCGACCCCACCCTGACCCAGCTTCTGAACCGCGAACCACAGCCCATGCGCGTGGTGCTCGAAGCCCAGATGAACGAGAAGAACCCGGCCTGA
- a CDS encoding restriction endonuclease, with amino-acid sequence MPVPDYQSFMRPLLVAASDGEVWMVRDLYARLASDFALSEADLAEMLPSGRQATYANRIGWAKTYLLKAGALSSPSRGTVTITDRGRNLLAQRPNTVSTRDLLAFPEFQQFQAGGEPADSTVTVVPDAAQPTLSPEEQLEALSATLDHALVKELQTQIQTVSAQQFERLVVAVLVAMGYGGSARDAGMAIGKSGDNGIDGLIKQDPLGLDRVYIQAKKWQNPVHSPEIRTFAGSLTYHRASKGFFITTAAFSDGAMKTAAQIGNIILIDGATLARLMIDYGVGVITRETYRVRRVDVEYFDEL; translated from the coding sequence GTGCCCGTTCCCGACTACCAATCCTTCATGCGACCGCTTCTCGTGGCCGCCAGCGATGGAGAGGTCTGGATGGTTCGCGACCTCTACGCACGACTCGCCAGCGACTTTGCTCTCTCCGAGGCTGACCTCGCCGAGATGCTGCCGAGCGGACGGCAGGCCACGTATGCGAACCGCATCGGGTGGGCCAAGACGTACCTGCTCAAGGCCGGTGCTCTGAGCAGCCCATCGAGAGGAACAGTGACCATTACGGATCGCGGGAGAAACCTGCTGGCACAGCGCCCCAACACTGTATCGACACGCGATCTGCTCGCTTTCCCCGAGTTCCAGCAGTTCCAGGCAGGCGGGGAGCCCGCCGATTCGACGGTCACCGTCGTACCGGACGCGGCCCAACCCACCCTCTCCCCTGAGGAGCAGCTTGAAGCCCTCTCCGCCACCCTGGATCACGCCCTCGTCAAAGAATTGCAGACTCAAATCCAGACCGTCTCAGCGCAGCAATTCGAGCGGCTTGTGGTGGCCGTGCTGGTCGCCATGGGCTACGGGGGCAGCGCGAGGGACGCAGGAATGGCCATCGGAAAGAGTGGAGACAACGGCATTGACGGCCTCATCAAGCAGGATCCGCTGGGCCTGGATCGCGTCTACATTCAGGCCAAGAAATGGCAGAACCCGGTTCATAGTCCGGAAATCCGCACCTTCGCGGGCAGCCTGACCTATCACAGGGCGTCCAAGGGCTTTTTCATCACGACCGCAGCGTTCAGCGACGGAGCAATGAAGACGGCAGCCCAGATCGGCAACATCATCCTGATCGACGGGGCGACGTTGGCGCGCCTGATGATCGACTACGGGGTCGGTGTGATTACGCGGGAGACTTACCGCGTTCGCCGGGTCGATGTCGAGTATTTCGACGAGTTATGA
- a CDS encoding GNAT family N-acetyltransferase, giving the protein MTTAPTLTTPRLLLRPHRADDLDSCVELWQDAVVTRYTSGKPLARQDVWTRLLRHPGHWALLGFGYWVAEERESGRFVGEVGLGRFKRDLLAGQPELDAVPEAGWVTLPWAHGRGYAGEAVGAVLGWRDAHLPGAETFCIISPENAASLRLAARVGFVVTGEAGAPDDRVLVLTRTRPQIRAE; this is encoded by the coding sequence ATGACCACCGCCCCCACCCTCACCACTCCGCGCCTGCTGCTGCGCCCGCACCGCGCGGACGATCTGGATTCGTGCGTGGAGCTGTGGCAGGACGCAGTGGTCACGCGGTACACGAGCGGCAAACCTCTGGCGCGGCAGGACGTGTGGACGCGGCTGCTGCGGCACCCCGGTCACTGGGCGCTGCTGGGCTTCGGGTACTGGGTGGCCGAGGAACGCGAGTCCGGACGCTTCGTGGGCGAGGTGGGGCTGGGGCGCTTCAAGCGTGACCTGCTGGCGGGGCAGCCGGAACTGGACGCGGTTCCCGAGGCGGGCTGGGTGACGCTGCCGTGGGCGCACGGGCGCGGCTACGCGGGCGAGGCGGTGGGCGCGGTGCTGGGCTGGCGGGACGCGCACCTGCCGGGCGCGGAGACCTTCTGCATCATCAGCCCGGAGAACGCGGCGTCGCTGCGGCTGGCGGCCCGCGTGGGCTTTGTGGTGACGGGCGAGGCGGGAGCGCCGGACGACCGGGTGCTGGTACTGACCCGGACACGCCCTCAGATCCGCGCCGAGTGA
- a CDS encoding ion channel yields the protein MLRQFLWIPGLVLVVAVLADMLVTCIQSGEGRLSRAIHRPLYWIVTTASRISGRRTWLSWSTPTLIVGTLIAWTLLVWFGWTLIFWSQPGALLGAESGQAATFPATFYFVGYTLSTLGLGEIIAPETFWRIMTDIASINGFFLLSFAITFIVPIAQARSDRRELALHLHRAGPDAQNLILRAHTDHDRGLLSLTTDLHLILNRIDAAHLNSPYLHRFHDHDRQDALDLTLPALGEALLIIQGALDSDRPPGLQRALASVDSLTRTFERVHHQPLPPTPPPPDLDILRDAGLAVRSADEYREFLHTHDALRRRLAAMAHAGSWRWDQVARVESRHSARI from the coding sequence ATGCTCCGTCAGTTCCTGTGGATTCCCGGTCTGGTGCTCGTCGTGGCCGTCCTGGCCGATATGCTCGTCACGTGTATCCAGTCCGGCGAGGGTCGCCTGAGCCGGGCCATCCACCGACCGCTGTACTGGATCGTCACGACGGCGTCGAGGATCAGTGGGCGGCGCACCTGGCTGTCGTGGAGCACGCCCACCCTGATCGTCGGGACGCTGATCGCATGGACACTGCTGGTGTGGTTCGGCTGGACCCTGATCTTCTGGTCGCAGCCCGGAGCCCTGCTGGGTGCCGAGAGCGGGCAGGCCGCGACCTTTCCGGCCACCTTCTACTTCGTCGGGTACACGCTGAGCACCCTGGGTCTGGGCGAGATCATCGCGCCCGAGACCTTCTGGCGGATCATGACCGACATAGCGTCGATCAACGGCTTCTTCCTGCTGAGTTTCGCCATCACCTTCATCGTGCCCATCGCCCAGGCCCGCAGTGACCGGCGCGAACTGGCCCTGCACCTGCACCGCGCGGGGCCGGATGCCCAGAACCTGATCCTGCGGGCCCACACGGATCACGACCGGGGTCTGCTGAGCCTGACCACGGACCTGCACCTGATCCTGAACCGCATCGATGCGGCGCACCTGAACTCGCCGTACCTGCACCGCTTCCACGATCACGACCGGCAGGACGCCCTGGATCTGACGCTGCCGGCCCTGGGCGAGGCGCTGCTGATCATCCAGGGAGCGCTGGACAGCGACCGCCCACCCGGCCTGCAACGCGCGCTCGCGTCGGTCGACTCGCTGACCCGCACCTTCGAACGCGTGCACCACCAGCCCCTGCCGCCCACTCCACCCCCCCCGGATCTGGACATCCTGCGGGACGCCGGACTGGCCGTGCGCAGTGCGGACGAGTACCGCGAATTCCTGCACACGCACGACGCGCTGCGCCGCCGGCTGGCGGCCATGGCGCATGCCGGTTCCTGGCGCTGGGATCAGGTGGCGCGGGTCGAGAGCCGTCACTCGGCGCGGATCTGA
- a CDS encoding DUF4174 domain-containing protein has translation MTVSALLAVSALAAPFTLQTAQGRDWSLSSALGRERILIVRNPTAAYLDAMRAQDTELQVRDLRVVALVPPGDARLNAPGSLMLTVLADPGGKVGSRYGAAALIGKDRGIKATYPSPPSLSTVNALIDTMPMREQERRQRGR, from the coding sequence ATGACCGTTTCCGCGCTGCTGGCTGTCTCGGCCCTGGCTGCCCCCTTCACCCTCCAGACGGCTCAGGGCCGCGACTGGTCACTGTCCAGCGCCCTGGGCCGCGAACGGATCCTGATCGTCCGCAATCCGACAGCGGCGTATCTGGACGCCATGCGGGCACAGGACACCGAGTTGCAGGTGCGTGATCTGCGCGTGGTGGCGCTGGTGCCGCCCGGCGACGCCCGCCTGAATGCGCCCGGCTCGCTGATGCTCACGGTGCTGGCCGATCCGGGGGGCAAGGTGGGTTCCCGGTACGGTGCTGCCGCCCTGATCGGCAAGGATCGCGGCATCAAGGCGACGTATCCGTCACCGCCGTCTCTGTCGACCGTGAACGCCCTGATCGACACCATGCCCATGCGCGAACAGGAACGGCGGCAGCGCGGGCGCTGA
- a CDS encoding acyl-CoA dehydrogenase, protein MTAATTASEGMAFALSDDQRLIVQHVREYSRAEIAPHAAAFDRSGEYPRGQLRGLADLGLLGATVPERWGGAGLDSVTYALCLEEIAAADASVAVIVSVQNGLPEQMILKYGTDEQRERFLRPLASGQHLGAFCLTESHAGSDAASLSLKAVRDGDDWVLDGTKAWITSGGQADTYLVMVRTGGAGARGISCFIVPHPSAGLTFGTPEEKLGLHASHTTTVTFDGVRVPHANMVGEEGQGLVIALASLDAGRIGIAMQALGIARAALEHSARYATEREQFGRKLREFEGVSFKVARMAARIESARLVALKAAWLKDQGRPYGKEASIAKLLASETAVDVTRDAIQIFGGNGYSREYPVERLYRDAKVTEIYEGTSEIQQLVISRAVFAELGD, encoded by the coding sequence ATGACCGCCGCCACCACCGCCAGCGAGGGCATGGCCTTCGCGCTGTCCGACGACCAGCGCCTGATCGTGCAGCACGTCCGCGAGTACAGCCGCGCCGAGATCGCGCCGCACGCCGCCGCCTTTGACCGCAGTGGCGAGTATCCCCGCGGGCAGCTGCGCGGCCTGGCCGACCTGGGCCTGCTGGGGGCCACGGTTCCCGAGCGCTGGGGCGGGGCGGGCCTGGACTCCGTGACCTACGCCCTGTGCCTGGAGGAGATCGCCGCCGCCGACGCCAGCGTGGCCGTGATCGTGTCGGTGCAGAACGGCCTGCCCGAGCAGATGATCCTGAAATACGGTACCGACGAGCAGCGCGAGCGCTTCCTGCGGCCCCTCGCCAGCGGCCAGCACCTCGGCGCGTTCTGCCTGACCGAGTCCCATGCGGGCAGCGACGCCGCCAGCCTGTCCCTGAAAGCGGTGCGTGACGGCGACGACTGGGTGCTGGACGGCACCAAGGCGTGGATCACCAGTGGCGGGCAGGCCGACACGTATCTGGTCATGGTCCGCACCGGGGGCGCGGGGGCACGCGGCATCAGCTGCTTTATCGTGCCGCACCCCAGCGCGGGCCTGACCTTTGGCACCCCCGAGGAGAAGCTCGGCCTGCACGCCTCCCACACCACCACCGTCACCTTCGACGGCGTGCGCGTCCCGCACGCGAACATGGTGGGCGAGGAGGGCCAGGGCCTTGTTATCGCGCTGGCGAGCCTGGACGCCGGGCGCATCGGCATTGCCATGCAGGCCCTGGGGATCGCCCGCGCCGCACTGGAACACAGCGCCCGCTACGCGACCGAACGCGAGCAGTTCGGCAGGAAGCTGCGCGAGTTCGAGGGCGTGTCCTTCAAGGTCGCCCGCATGGCGGCCCGGATCGAGAGTGCCCGGCTGGTCGCGCTGAAGGCCGCGTGGCTGAAAGATCAGGGCCGCCCCTACGGCAAGGAGGCGAGTATTGCCAAGCTGCTCGCCTCCGAGACCGCCGTGGACGTGACCCGCGACGCCATCCAGATCTTCGGCGGCAATGGCTACAGCCGCGAGTATCCCGTCGAGCGTCTGTACCGCGACGCCAAGGTCACCGAGATCTACGAGGGCACCTCCGAGATCCAGCAGCTGGTGATCAGCCGCGCGGTGTTCGCGGAGCTGGGGGACTGA